Proteins encoded by one window of Ralstonia sp. RRA:
- a CDS encoding BON domain-containing protein produces MTIDIRCIALGLVLFAFAAHAEDDLQNRGHDPFFQISSGVANCPEPAGPRISEAEWKRDSHHRIEHGNHCWVEGRCRLPNAFAYDDEIAETAQRRLQWMAIHVPGWKQSTTLWVTVWQRWMLVQGCVAPGYAFEPFMTALRDVPDVERFINETTAHPERGVPYALFHKGAVAKP; encoded by the coding sequence ATGACGATCGACATCCGCTGCATTGCACTAGGATTGGTGTTATTCGCCTTTGCCGCGCACGCAGAAGACGACCTGCAGAATCGCGGCCACGATCCGTTCTTCCAGATCTCGTCGGGTGTAGCCAATTGCCCTGAACCTGCCGGCCCGCGCATCAGCGAGGCTGAATGGAAGCGCGATTCCCATCACCGTATCGAGCACGGCAACCACTGCTGGGTCGAGGGCCGTTGCCGCCTACCCAATGCCTTTGCCTACGACGACGAGATTGCCGAGACGGCGCAGCGGCGCCTGCAGTGGATGGCGATTCACGTGCCCGGCTGGAAGCAAAGTACGACGCTGTGGGTGACGGTGTGGCAGCGCTGGATGCTCGTGCAGGGATGCGTGGCGCCGGGCTATGCGTTCGAGCCGTTCATGACCGCGCTGCGCGACGTGCCGGATGTCGAGCGCTTCATCAACGAGACGACGGCACACCCGGAGCGCGGCGTGCCGTATGCGCTGTTCCACAAGGGCGCGGTTGCCAAGCCCTGA
- a CDS encoding polyamine aminopropyltransferase: MSTPQPDATYEPTQPAGRGNALLVLAVFVVASCGLAYELIAGALASYLLGDSILQFSSIIGAYLFAMGIGSWLSRYVADDALLARFVDLELLVGLFGGVSAAALFVLFAVESAPFRLVLYALVTVIGVLVGMEIPLVMRMLHRRQAKFSDLVSRVLTFDYLGALAVSLLFPLVLAPRLGLVRTGFLFGLLNTAIAVWTLWHFRAELALSARMRMAMAWRAGAVAVALLAGFAASDRLTHWSERALFGDEIIHAISSPYQRLVVTRWKDDLRLYINGNLQFSSRDEYRYHEALVLPALESVRGARRVLVLGGGDGLALRQILKYPQVEHVTLVDLDPRMTNLFSHAEALVALNEHAFSDPRVTVVNADAGQWLQTATDMFDVAIVDFPDPSNFSIGKLYSVPFYRLLSRHVADTGLVVIQATSPYFAPRSYWCVDATLKEAGYRTWPYHALVPSFGEWGFILAAPGRADFQPPTSYRVPTRFLDADTTHQMFSFAPDMPRPQVEPNRLNNQSLVRYFEEDWHGVLR; encoded by the coding sequence ATGTCGACGCCGCAGCCTGACGCCACCTACGAACCTACGCAACCGGCCGGCCGCGGCAACGCCTTGCTGGTCCTCGCCGTGTTCGTGGTCGCCTCATGCGGGCTGGCTTACGAACTGATTGCCGGGGCATTGGCTTCGTACCTGCTGGGCGATTCGATCCTGCAGTTCTCCTCCATCATCGGCGCCTACCTGTTTGCGATGGGCATCGGCTCGTGGCTCTCGCGCTACGTGGCAGACGATGCGTTGCTCGCCCGCTTTGTCGATCTGGAACTGCTGGTGGGATTGTTCGGCGGCGTGTCGGCGGCGGCGCTGTTTGTCTTGTTTGCGGTGGAATCGGCACCGTTCCGGTTGGTGCTGTACGCGCTGGTGACGGTGATCGGCGTGCTGGTCGGCATGGAGATTCCGCTGGTGATGCGCATGCTGCATCGCCGGCAGGCCAAGTTCTCGGATCTGGTCAGCCGTGTGCTGACGTTCGATTACCTGGGCGCGCTGGCCGTATCGCTGCTGTTTCCGCTGGTGCTGGCGCCGCGCCTGGGGCTGGTGCGTACGGGCTTCCTGTTCGGGCTGCTCAATACGGCGATTGCGGTCTGGACGCTCTGGCACTTTCGCGCGGAGCTGGCACTATCGGCCCGCATGCGTATGGCGATGGCATGGCGCGCGGGCGCGGTGGCCGTCGCGCTGCTGGCGGGCTTTGCGGCATCGGACAGGCTCACGCACTGGTCTGAACGCGCGCTATTTGGCGACGAGATCATCCACGCGATTTCCTCGCCCTATCAGCGGCTGGTGGTGACGCGCTGGAAGGATGATCTGCGCCTCTACATCAACGGCAACCTGCAGTTCTCCTCACGTGACGAATACCGCTATCACGAGGCGCTGGTGTTGCCCGCGCTGGAATCCGTGCGCGGCGCGCGGCGCGTGCTGGTTCTGGGCGGCGGTGATGGCCTGGCGCTGCGGCAGATCCTGAAGTACCCGCAAGTCGAGCACGTCACCCTGGTCGATCTGGACCCGCGCATGACGAACCTGTTCTCGCATGCGGAGGCGCTGGTTGCGCTCAACGAGCATGCGTTCAGCGATCCGCGCGTGACGGTGGTCAATGCGGACGCTGGACAATGGCTGCAGACCGCCACCGACATGTTCGACGTGGCCATCGTCGATTTTCCGGACCCGTCCAACTTCAGCATCGGCAAGCTGTATTCGGTGCCGTTCTACCGGCTGCTGTCGCGGCACGTGGCGGATACGGGCTTAGTCGTCATTCAGGCCACTTCGCCCTACTTCGCGCCACGCTCGTACTGGTGCGTGGATGCGACCCTGAAGGAAGCCGGCTACCGCACGTGGCCGTATCACGCGCTGGTGCCGTCGTTTGGCGAATGGGGCTTCATCCTCGCCGCGCCGGGCCGGGCGGATTTCCAGCCGCCCACGTCGTACCGCGTGCCGACGCGCTTCCTGGACGCCGACACCACACACCAGATGTTCAGCTTCGCACCCGACATGCCGCGCCCGCAGGTGGAGCCCAACCGGCTGAACAACCAGTCGCTGGTGCGGTACTTTGAAGAAGACTGGCACGGCGTGCTGCGCTGA
- the speD gene encoding adenosylmethionine decarboxylase, which translates to MTRTDATPHAAATSAAVGEHLLLDLYGVAPALLRDAQALEAALREAAAALGATILHAHLHRFDSLRVGAPAGEQGGVTGVLLLAESHLSIHTWPEHGFAAIDAFMCGTGTTHGARAVFERALAPERVDVRVAQRGSASA; encoded by the coding sequence GTGACGCGCACGGACGCGACGCCGCACGCCGCAGCAACCTCTGCTGCAGTGGGCGAGCATCTGCTGCTCGATCTGTATGGCGTGGCGCCTGCGCTGCTGCGCGATGCCCAGGCACTGGAGGCCGCGCTGCGCGAGGCCGCCGCCGCGCTGGGCGCCACCATTCTTCATGCGCATCTCCATCGCTTCGATTCGCTGCGTGTGGGCGCGCCTGCCGGTGAACAGGGCGGGGTGACCGGTGTCCTGCTGCTGGCGGAATCACACCTGTCGATCCACACGTGGCCCGAGCACGGGTTTGCCGCCATTGATGCCTTCATGTGCGGCACCGGCACGACGCATGGCGCGCGTGCCGTGTTTGAGCGTGCGCTGGCACCGGAGCGTGTCGACGTGCGTGTCGCGCAGCGCGGTAGCGCATCCGCCTAA
- a CDS encoding YbhB/YbcL family Raf kinase inhibitor-like protein, translating into MTLTLTSPAFATGGEIPSHLTCEGSDTSPPLAWTGAPEGTRSLVLIVDDPDAPDPAAPKMTWVHWLLYNIPPSATAIAEDAARKGLPPGTRAGTNDWQRTAYGGPCPPVGRHRYYHKLYALNVELPEMGAPDKAALERAMRGHVIAEAELVGTYQKHKP; encoded by the coding sequence ATGACGCTCACCCTGACCTCACCCGCTTTTGCCACCGGTGGCGAAATCCCCAGCCATCTCACATGCGAAGGCTCGGATACATCGCCACCACTGGCCTGGACCGGCGCACCGGAGGGCACACGCAGCCTGGTGCTGATCGTCGACGATCCGGACGCGCCGGACCCCGCCGCACCGAAGATGACCTGGGTGCACTGGCTGCTCTACAACATCCCGCCCAGCGCAACGGCCATCGCCGAAGACGCAGCACGCAAGGGACTGCCACCCGGCACGCGCGCCGGCACCAACGACTGGCAACGCACCGCGTACGGCGGCCCTTGCCCACCCGTCGGGCGCCATCGCTACTATCACAAGCTCTATGCGCTGAACGTGGAACTGCCGGAGATGGGCGCACCCGACAAGGCGGCGCTGGAACGTGCCATGCGCGGTCACGTCATTGCCGAGGCGGAGCTCGTCGGTACCTATCAGAAGCACAAGCCCTGA
- a CDS encoding DUF350 domain-containing protein, which produces MPDMTASVIAYASHLLAGAVVFAGFFFVYLRLTPYDEFKLIREGNVSAALSLAGALLGFVLTIASSIAHADGLLPFLFWSVMASVVQLVVFVVLTRLMPDYRLQIEHNNTAAGMLFGVSALAVGVINAACLS; this is translated from the coding sequence ATGCCCGATATGACCGCTTCCGTGATCGCCTATGCCTCGCACCTGCTGGCGGGTGCTGTGGTGTTTGCCGGTTTCTTCTTCGTCTACCTGCGCCTGACGCCGTACGACGAGTTCAAGCTGATCCGTGAAGGCAACGTTTCCGCAGCGCTGTCGCTGGCCGGCGCGCTGCTCGGTTTCGTGCTGACCATCGCATCGAGCATCGCGCACGCCGATGGCCTGCTGCCGTTCCTGTTCTGGTCGGTGATGGCGTCTGTCGTGCAACTGGTCGTCTTCGTGGTGCTCACGCGCCTGATGCCCGACTACCGCCTGCAGATCGAGCACAACAACACCGCCGCCGGTATGCTGTTCGGCGTGAGTGCGCTGGCCGTTGGTGTGATCAACGCTGCCTGCCTGTCCTGA
- a CDS encoding dienelactone hydrolase family protein, whose product MTAPQGSMISFKRPDGQELQGYLAKPAKTEGAPGVVVIQEWWGLNDQIRGVADRLARAGYVALVPDLYRGTMTVEEEEAHHLMSNLNFGDAATQDVRGAVQYLKQTCDRVGVTGYCMGGALTLLALCNVPEAAAGVVWYGFPPLEYIDASKIKVPVQGHWGTQDTAFKIETVDALEKKLVDAGVDVDFHRYLAHHAFANETAVGENRIAITQYDPVWAQHAWDRALTFFGRTLWPNKG is encoded by the coding sequence ATGACTGCACCGCAAGGATCCATGATCTCGTTCAAGCGCCCGGATGGGCAGGAACTCCAGGGCTATCTGGCCAAGCCGGCCAAAACGGAGGGCGCCCCCGGGGTGGTCGTCATCCAGGAGTGGTGGGGCCTGAACGACCAGATTCGTGGCGTGGCCGACCGTCTGGCGCGCGCCGGCTACGTGGCGCTGGTGCCCGATCTGTATCGCGGCACGATGACGGTGGAAGAGGAAGAAGCCCACCACCTGATGAGCAACCTGAACTTTGGCGATGCGGCCACGCAAGACGTGCGCGGCGCCGTGCAATACCTCAAGCAGACCTGCGACCGCGTGGGCGTGACGGGCTACTGCATGGGCGGCGCGCTCACGCTGCTGGCGCTATGTAATGTGCCGGAGGCCGCCGCAGGCGTGGTGTGGTACGGCTTCCCGCCGCTGGAATACATCGATGCCTCGAAGATCAAGGTGCCGGTGCAGGGCCACTGGGGCACGCAAGACACCGCCTTCAAGATCGAAACGGTGGACGCACTGGAGAAGAAGCTGGTGGACGCCGGCGTCGATGTCGACTTCCATCGCTATCTTGCGCATCACGCCTTCGCCAACGAAACGGCCGTCGGCGAGAACCGCATCGCCATCACGCAGTACGACCCGGTGTGGGCGCAGCACGCGTGGGATCGTGCACTGACGTTCTTCGGCCGTACGCTCTGGCCGAACAAGGGCTAA
- a CDS encoding SPFH domain-containing protein: MSLSSFIKKQFIDILQWTESEDGVLAWRYPMQDMEIQNGGALVVRDSQMAMFVNEGQIADVFGAGTFKLTTQTLPVLTYLKNWDKLFESPFKSDVYYFSTRQQLGRRWGTPQPVTVRDKDFGMIRLRAFGVYAYHVADPKLFYQQVSGTRDIYTVDEVEAQLGPVIMGAMATAFGESGVPFLDLAANQTLMSNKVRETLAPQFTQYGLALDSFQVSSVTLPDELQAAMDRRISMDMTGDMGRFTQYQAAESLPLAAQNEGGIAGTGAGLAAGLAMGQTMAESLRTAVQGGAGSATPAAAQPAAAAPVAPAADDPTARLTKLKDLLDKGLITQADFDAGKAAVLKALTGG; the protein is encoded by the coding sequence GTGAGCCTGTCCAGCTTTATCAAAAAGCAGTTTATTGACATCCTGCAGTGGACGGAGAGCGAAGACGGCGTGCTCGCCTGGCGCTACCCCATGCAGGACATGGAAATCCAGAACGGCGGCGCTCTGGTCGTGCGCGACTCGCAGATGGCGATGTTCGTCAACGAAGGCCAGATCGCCGACGTCTTCGGCGCCGGCACCTTCAAGCTGACCACGCAGACGCTGCCCGTCCTGACCTACCTGAAGAACTGGGACAAGCTGTTCGAGTCTCCCTTCAAGTCGGACGTCTACTACTTCAGCACGCGCCAGCAGCTCGGCCGCCGCTGGGGCACGCCGCAGCCGGTGACGGTGCGCGACAAGGATTTCGGCATGATCCGCCTGCGCGCCTTTGGCGTGTATGCGTACCACGTGGCTGATCCGAAGCTGTTCTACCAGCAGGTGAGCGGCACGCGCGACATCTATACCGTCGATGAAGTCGAGGCCCAGCTTGGCCCCGTCATCATGGGTGCCATGGCCACGGCGTTTGGCGAATCCGGTGTGCCGTTCCTGGACTTGGCCGCCAACCAGACGCTGATGTCGAACAAGGTGCGCGAGACCCTGGCGCCGCAGTTCACGCAGTACGGCCTGGCGCTCGACAGCTTCCAGGTCTCCAGCGTCACGCTGCCGGACGAACTGCAGGCCGCGATGGATCGCCGCATCAGCATGGACATGACCGGCGACATGGGGCGCTTCACGCAGTATCAGGCGGCGGAATCGCTGCCGCTGGCTGCGCAGAACGAAGGTGGCATCGCTGGCACGGGCGCGGGTCTGGCGGCAGGCCTGGCAATGGGCCAGACGATGGCCGAGAGCCTGCGCACCGCTGTGCAGGGCGGTGCCGGATCGGCTACCCCCGCTGCTGCACAACCGGCTGCCGCCGCACCGGTCGCTCCGGCTGCCGACGACCCGACCGCACGCCTGACCAAGCTCAAGGATCTGCTCGACAAGGGCCTCATCACCCAGGCTGATTTCGATGCAGGCAAGGCCGCCGTGCTCAAGGCACTGACCGGGGGCTGA
- a CDS encoding helix-turn-helix domain-containing protein, whose amino-acid sequence MSTAGFTFCMAVQRAQASLRRKLDDKLGTHYGVDFADFVLLDWLASHADSHASLAECAQPLGLPRPAVLQRVLALEKIGLVERRSTHAGRQIAIRPAGKTLAHNARETIDWLCGQALTAIEPASIASAEASLHTFAQARVLTAR is encoded by the coding sequence ATGAGCACCGCCGGATTCACGTTCTGCATGGCGGTGCAGCGCGCGCAGGCCAGCCTGCGGCGCAAACTCGACGACAAGCTCGGCACGCACTACGGCGTCGACTTCGCTGATTTCGTGCTGCTGGATTGGCTGGCCTCACATGCGGACAGCCACGCCAGCCTTGCGGAATGTGCGCAGCCGCTCGGGCTGCCACGCCCTGCCGTGCTCCAGCGCGTGCTGGCGCTGGAGAAGATCGGCCTGGTCGAGCGCCGAAGCACGCACGCGGGCCGCCAGATCGCCATTCGCCCCGCAGGCAAGACACTCGCGCACAACGCACGCGAGACCATCGACTGGCTCTGCGGCCAGGCGCTGACGGCAATCGAGCCAGCATCCATCGCATCGGCAGAAGCGTCGCTGCACACCTTTGCCCAAGCCCGCGTGCTGACGGCGCGCTGA
- a CDS encoding GIY-YIG nuclease family protein, which yields MTDRRELKRQYLETRSRAGAGWGVYAIRNLITGRALVKGSTNAQGTLNRHQFELKHGTHANALLRKDWADHGESSFVFEVLDLVKHRETPDFDAAHELETLVTLWRQEIPCQGASAYENAEHTA from the coding sequence ATGACTGACCGACGGGAGCTGAAACGCCAGTACCTGGAGACCCGAAGCCGCGCAGGCGCAGGCTGGGGTGTTTATGCCATCCGCAACCTCATCACCGGCCGGGCGCTGGTCAAGGGCAGCACGAACGCGCAAGGCACGCTCAACCGCCACCAGTTCGAGCTGAAGCACGGCACCCATGCCAACGCGCTGCTGCGCAAGGACTGGGCGGACCACGGTGAATCAAGCTTCGTGTTTGAGGTGCTCGATCTGGTCAAGCACCGCGAGACGCCGGATTTTGATGCGGCGCACGAACTGGAAACGCTGGTGACGCTCTGGCGCCAGGAGATCCCATGCCAAGGCGCGTCCGCCTATGAGAACGCGGAGCACACGGCATGA
- a CDS encoding NAD(P)/FAD-dependent oxidoreductase, translating to MATRRSFLIGAAAAGVAAAGAASWAGFRALTEITPNVRMPGQAAGHQLRDLKALPAPSETRRVGVVICGSGIGGLSCAWRLAKSGRRDVVVVEGPERYGNAAGGAFGTQRFPTGAHYLPLPSMESTHVREMLSDFGVIERNPFALRPTYDERVLVHAPDERLWLGNRWQDGFVPHEGITEAERAEHTRFFAQIDRLRQTTGNDGRRIFAVPTALSSADPAWRALDTLTFRDWLHREGYQAATLHWYADYCCRDDYGATADHVSAWAGIAYFASRGGMASNAEQGTVLTWPEGLDWMAERLFEAAGLNEAGRLLTGSAARIGKTNEGGARVYADVLQADGHVVRLLADHVVNAMPLHVAKHVVEGFDVPATELPEAAPWLLANLLIEGFPPEYDDTPLAWDNVVYRGTGLGYVVANHQDIRVGPPAQSVFTAYVALSDMTPKAAREWMLNASPQALLDRALADLDTVYGIRLRTQIRRADLTLRGHAMAIPTPGFLSRPGIARLRENTGPIHYAHADLSGYSVFEEAAWWGDQAARAILAA from the coding sequence ATGGCGACGCGACGCAGTTTCCTGATCGGCGCCGCTGCGGCAGGTGTGGCAGCGGCTGGTGCCGCCTCGTGGGCCGGCTTTCGCGCGCTGACTGAGATCACGCCCAACGTGCGTATGCCTGGCCAGGCCGCCGGCCACCAGTTGCGCGACCTCAAGGCATTGCCTGCCCCGTCGGAGACACGCCGCGTTGGCGTTGTCATCTGCGGCAGCGGCATCGGCGGATTGAGCTGCGCCTGGCGCTTGGCGAAAAGCGGCCGGCGCGACGTGGTGGTCGTGGAAGGCCCGGAGCGCTACGGCAATGCCGCTGGCGGTGCATTCGGCACGCAACGCTTCCCGACCGGCGCGCATTACCTGCCGCTGCCGTCGATGGAATCGACGCACGTGCGCGAGATGCTGTCGGACTTCGGCGTGATCGAACGCAATCCGTTTGCGCTGCGTCCGACTTACGACGAACGCGTGCTCGTGCATGCCCCCGACGAACGCCTGTGGCTGGGCAACCGCTGGCAAGACGGCTTCGTGCCGCACGAGGGCATTACCGAAGCCGAGCGCGCCGAGCACACCCGCTTCTTCGCGCAGATCGACCGCCTGCGTCAAACCACCGGCAACGACGGCCGCCGTATCTTCGCCGTGCCGACCGCGCTCTCCTCCGCCGACCCGGCCTGGCGTGCGCTCGATACGCTCACCTTTCGCGACTGGCTGCACCGCGAGGGCTACCAGGCCGCCACGCTGCACTGGTATGCCGACTACTGTTGCCGCGACGACTACGGCGCCACGGCGGATCACGTGTCCGCCTGGGCCGGCATCGCTTACTTTGCCAGCCGTGGCGGCATGGCCAGCAATGCGGAACAGGGCACCGTGCTCACCTGGCCGGAAGGGCTGGACTGGATGGCCGAACGCCTGTTCGAGGCCGCCGGCCTGAACGAGGCCGGCCGCCTGCTTACGGGCAGCGCCGCACGCATCGGCAAGACCAACGAAGGCGGTGCACGCGTCTATGCCGACGTGCTGCAAGCCGACGGCCACGTGGTGCGCCTACTGGCCGACCACGTGGTGAACGCAATGCCACTGCATGTTGCCAAGCACGTCGTCGAAGGCTTTGATGTGCCGGCCACCGAGCTGCCCGAAGCCGCACCGTGGCTGCTTGCCAATCTGCTGATCGAAGGCTTTCCGCCCGAGTACGACGACACGCCGCTCGCGTGGGACAACGTGGTCTATCGGGGCACGGGGCTGGGCTATGTGGTGGCCAACCACCAGGACATTCGCGTGGGGCCGCCCGCGCAGAGCGTGTTCACGGCCTACGTGGCGCTGTCAGACATGACGCCCAAGGCGGCGCGCGAGTGGATGCTGAACGCATCGCCGCAGGCATTGCTCGATCGCGCGTTGGCTGATCTAGATACGGTGTACGGCATCCGCCTGCGCACGCAGATCCGCCGGGCCGACCTGACACTACGCGGGCATGCCATGGCGATTCCCACGCCGGGCTTTCTCTCGCGGCCGGGCATTGCGCGCCTGCGCGAGAACACCGGGCCGATCCACTATGCGCATGCGGACCTGTCCGGCTATTCCGTGTTTGAAGAAGCGGCGTGGTGGGGCGATCAGGCGGCGCGGGCCATACTGGCCGCCTGA
- a CDS encoding DUF4178 domain-containing protein — protein sequence MFHANCPACGAPVELKSAAAVMTVCSFCKSTLLRDGEMLSDIGKMSAVLEDYARVQIGTTGRYKNKAFTVVGRIQLRYDAGFWNEWYVLFDDGTDGWLAEASGQVTMTFSRGVPHNAVAFETLRPGQLYDADGKQFTLSDVREADCTGGQGELPFRVGEGWHARVADGRREDAFITLDYSDGTAPTLYLGEATTLEALKCQLLRTDAEIKETAGRVPRKLTNLDCPQCGTSIPFSPGVTGHVLCPGCGAAIDAATPRGEIIARARSVPQVATTLELGDKALIDGQQWQVIGVMRRTVVDGGGEWFEYLLYTPKRGFTWMVETDDGWFRANVLDRWPTQTDGRKATLGNTQYTRDEDYTARVTYAAGAFNWRVQAGDQTRVVEYTAGQESLAAESDAHELSWSRSTPVSTAQIKAWFGKVVAEPVKDVSASGYMTVAVVSCVLLGLLNLVPFFMAPGSVFVITFFAALMLIVPAWLVAKVGGGE from the coding sequence ATGTTTCATGCCAACTGCCCGGCGTGTGGCGCGCCGGTGGAACTGAAGTCCGCCGCTGCCGTGATGACGGTGTGCAGCTTCTGTAAGAGCACACTGCTGCGCGACGGCGAAATGCTGTCCGACATCGGCAAGATGTCTGCCGTGCTGGAGGACTACGCACGCGTGCAGATCGGCACCACCGGGCGCTACAAGAACAAGGCCTTCACCGTCGTGGGTCGCATCCAGTTGCGCTACGACGCGGGCTTCTGGAACGAGTGGTACGTGCTGTTCGACGACGGCACCGATGGCTGGCTGGCCGAGGCTTCAGGCCAAGTCACCATGACCTTCTCGCGTGGCGTGCCGCACAACGCCGTGGCGTTCGAAACGTTGCGCCCTGGCCAGCTCTACGATGCTGACGGCAAGCAGTTCACGCTGTCCGATGTGCGCGAGGCGGACTGCACCGGTGGCCAGGGTGAACTGCCCTTCCGTGTGGGCGAGGGTTGGCACGCGCGTGTGGCCGATGGCCGCCGCGAAGACGCCTTCATCACGCTCGACTACTCCGACGGCACCGCGCCCACGCTCTACCTGGGCGAGGCCACCACACTCGAAGCGCTCAAGTGCCAGCTCCTGCGCACCGACGCCGAGATCAAGGAAACCGCTGGCCGCGTCCCCCGCAAGCTCACCAACCTCGACTGCCCGCAATGCGGCACGTCGATCCCGTTCAGCCCCGGCGTGACCGGGCATGTGCTGTGCCCCGGCTGTGGCGCGGCCATCGATGCCGCCACGCCGCGCGGCGAGATTATTGCCCGCGCCCGCTCTGTGCCGCAGGTCGCCACCACGCTGGAGCTTGGCGACAAGGCGCTCATCGACGGCCAGCAATGGCAGGTGATCGGCGTGATGCGCCGCACGGTGGTCGACGGCGGCGGCGAGTGGTTCGAATACCTGCTATACACCCCCAAGCGTGGCTTCACGTGGATGGTCGAAACCGACGACGGCTGGTTCCGCGCCAACGTGCTCGACCGCTGGCCCACGCAGACCGACGGCCGCAAGGCGACGCTCGGCAACACGCAGTACACCCGCGACGAGGACTACACCGCACGCGTGACCTACGCTGCCGGCGCCTTCAATTGGCGCGTGCAGGCCGGTGACCAGACCCGCGTGGTCGAATACACGGCCGGCCAGGAAAGCCTTGCCGCAGAGAGCGATGCGCATGAATTGAGCTGGTCCCGGAGCACCCCTGTCAGCACCGCGCAGATCAAGGCATGGTTCGGCAAGGTGGTCGCCGAACCGGTCAAGGACGTTTCGGCCTCGGGTTACATGACGGTGGCCGTGGTGTCCTGCGTACTGCTCGGCTTGCTGAATCTGGTGCCGTTCTTCATGGCGCCGGGCTCGGTGTTTGTGATCACGTTCTTTGCAGCGCTGATGCTGATCGTGCCGGCATGGCTGGTCGCCAAGGTCGGGGGCGGGGAATGA
- a CDS encoding DUF1304 domain-containing protein — protein MIKTLALIVYLLVLLIHVYIVVLEMVLWKTRGPKVFRITPEKAAETAAMASNQGLYNGFLVAALVIGLVAPDPVVNASFALFGLICVAVAGIWGAITVSKRILYVQTVPAVAALVLGWFA, from the coding sequence ATGATCAAAACCCTTGCCCTGATCGTCTATCTGCTGGTGCTGCTGATCCACGTCTACATCGTCGTGCTGGAGATGGTGCTGTGGAAGACACGCGGCCCCAAGGTGTTCCGCATCACGCCAGAGAAGGCGGCAGAAACCGCGGCGATGGCGTCCAACCAGGGCTTGTACAACGGCTTCCTGGTGGCGGCGCTGGTGATTGGGCTGGTGGCGCCGGACCCGGTGGTCAACGCATCGTTCGCGCTGTTCGGGTTGATCTGCGTGGCGGTGGCCGGCATCTGGGGCGCCATCACGGTCAGCAAGCGGATTCTCTACGTGCAGACAGTGCCGGCGGTGGCAGCCCTGGTGCTAGGGTGGTTTGCCTGA
- a CDS encoding NmrA family NAD(P)-binding protein, giving the protein MYVIFGASGKVGRATAIALRNTGRPVRAVVRQAKQGEVLAKIGCEIVCADLTDPATVAPAIKGATAVQILCPVPVGDADPASTMQRMIDVAADALRANPPPAVLALSDYGAELDRGTGLTRLFHLLEERLKPLPTHLTLLRSAEHAQNWAAMLPVMLATGRLPSLHSPLDRAFATVSTQDVGALAAELLLEVPSTKAPRIVSVEGPRRVSLIEVARAFSTVVGREVVADAVPREAWAPMLQRAGLSENHTQLLTELYDAVNAGQIDVEKGVSEQRFGKTELTDAFTAMLAAHVKSR; this is encoded by the coding sequence ATGTACGTCATCTTTGGGGCATCGGGCAAGGTCGGGCGTGCCACGGCCATTGCGTTGCGCAACACCGGTCGCCCTGTGCGCGCGGTGGTGCGCCAGGCCAAGCAGGGCGAGGTGCTGGCCAAGATTGGCTGCGAAATCGTCTGCGCCGATCTGACCGACCCCGCCACGGTTGCCCCCGCCATCAAGGGCGCCACGGCGGTGCAGATCCTGTGCCCGGTGCCGGTCGGCGACGCGGACCCTGCATCGACCATGCAGCGCATGATCGACGTTGCCGCCGATGCGCTGCGTGCCAACCCGCCACCGGCCGTGCTGGCGCTGTCGGACTACGGTGCAGAACTGGACCGGGGTACCGGCCTGACGCGCTTGTTCCACTTGCTGGAAGAACGGCTCAAGCCGCTACCTACGCACCTGACGCTGCTGCGCTCGGCGGAGCACGCGCAGAACTGGGCGGCGATGCTGCCCGTGATGCTGGCGACGGGGCGGCTGCCGAGTCTGCACAGTCCGTTAGACCGGGCGTTTGCGACCGTCTCAACGCAGGACGTAGGCGCGCTGGCTGCCGAGTTGCTGCTTGAGGTGCCATCTACCAAAGCGCCGCGTATCGTCAGCGTGGAGGGGCCACGCCGCGTGAGCCTGATCGAGGTTGCGCGCGCCTTCAGCACTGTCGTCGGTCGCGAGGTCGTTGCCGACGCCGTACCGCGCGAAGCCTGGGCACCGATGCTGCAACGGGCCGGCTTGAGCGAAAACCATACGCAGCTGCTCACCGAGTTGTACGACGCCGTCAACGCGGGGCAGATCGATGTGGAGAAGGGCGTGTCCGAGCAGCGCTTTGGCAAGACCGAGTTGACGGATGCATTCACCGCGATGCTGGCCGCGCATGTGAAATCGAGATGA